A genome region from Nitrospira sp. includes the following:
- the accD gene encoding acetyl-CoA carboxylase, carboxyltransferase subunit beta, which produces MAWFKKGKTEEAEPPKRSKVAEGMWLKCNHCREIVYRKEVDRNNKVCPKCDYHFPISVIERINLLVDLGTFKEWDAELEPQDPLQFQDTRTYKDRIKAQQEKTGRKDAMVIGQGAINGRKVALCVFDFGFMGGSMGSVVGEKICRAVDRALEGRMPLILVTASGGARMQEGILSLMQMAKTSAAVAKLGEAKVPFISILADPTFGGVTASIAMLGDVIIAEPKALIGFAGPRVIEQTIKQQLPDQFQRAEFLLDHGMIDMIVERKQLKEAVSTLVGHF; this is translated from the coding sequence ATGGCATGGTTTAAAAAAGGCAAAACCGAGGAAGCCGAACCCCCCAAACGCTCCAAAGTAGCGGAGGGGATGTGGCTGAAGTGTAATCATTGCCGGGAGATTGTGTATCGCAAAGAGGTGGACCGGAACAACAAGGTCTGTCCGAAGTGTGACTATCACTTCCCCATTTCGGTGATTGAACGCATCAATCTGCTGGTCGACCTCGGGACCTTCAAGGAGTGGGACGCCGAGTTGGAGCCGCAGGATCCGCTGCAGTTTCAGGATACGCGGACGTACAAGGACCGGATCAAAGCACAGCAGGAGAAAACCGGCCGCAAAGACGCCATGGTCATCGGTCAGGGGGCGATCAACGGGCGGAAGGTCGCGCTGTGCGTTTTTGACTTCGGGTTCATGGGCGGTAGTATGGGCTCAGTGGTCGGTGAAAAAATCTGTCGTGCCGTCGATCGGGCGTTGGAAGGGCGTATGCCGTTGATCCTCGTGACGGCTTCTGGCGGGGCCCGCATGCAGGAGGGCATTCTGTCGCTCATGCAGATGGCAAAAACCTCTGCGGCGGTGGCGAAGTTGGGAGAGGCCAAGGTTCCGTTTATCTCTATCCTGGCCGATCCGACCTTCGGCGGAGTGACCGCGAGTATCGCCATGCTGGGGGACGTCATTATCGCCGAACCGAAGGCCCTGATCGGGTTTGCGGGTCCACGCGTCATCGAGCAAACCATCAAGCAGCAATTGCCGGATCAGTTTCAACGAGCCGAGTTCTTGCTGGATCATGGGATGATCGACATGATCGTCGAACGTAAGCAGTTGAAAGAAGCAGTGAGCACGCTGGTCGGGCATTTTTAG
- the recN gene encoding DNA repair protein RecN — protein sequence MLTELRISNFGVIEQLAVRFGSGFIVLTGETGAGKSLLIDAVTLLVGGRASVDQIRAQAEEADLEAAFVLPPDHPILRLLQSKEFSHPGETDIVVRRVISRTGRNRTYLNGNLCPVHLLEELGGALVDVHGQHEQQSLLSASAQLESLDAFGRLQTLRQDYQVAYRAWQERVDELATVSTQIVQRREREDLLRFQFQELADTAVEAGEDARLEQERPRLMHSQQLGDLSDQLHQLLYAGDQGVLSLLASGRKLLAKMETIDPTTVEWMRVVDDAVVPLRDLADQVRHYRDQVEANPARLMEIEQRLDRLHRLSKKYGGSVDAMLALHESLRIQLAQLDTAETQLEDLARAVDDGARRVGELAGRLSRKRVEAAKKLMMQVTKELSALRMERTHFGVEVVPLTGATTYAQTGQDSVEFVFSANPGEPLKPLAKVASGGELSRVMLALKTVLAESDRVPVLIFDEVDAGVGGAVAEVMGTRLRDLSRHHQVLCVTHLPQVGSQAHAHYLVEKQVRQQRTVTQVRLLTEREREEEVARMLAGVTVTKSARAAAAEMIGGAKERRARSD from the coding sequence ATGCTGACCGAGCTGCGCATCTCGAATTTCGGCGTGATTGAGCAGCTGGCCGTTCGTTTCGGCTCCGGTTTCATCGTGTTAACGGGTGAAACCGGAGCCGGCAAGTCCCTCCTGATCGATGCGGTGACACTCCTTGTGGGGGGCCGCGCTTCCGTTGATCAAATCCGCGCCCAGGCCGAAGAGGCCGATCTTGAAGCGGCGTTCGTGTTGCCGCCCGATCATCCCATTCTTCGATTGCTTCAGTCCAAGGAGTTTTCACATCCCGGTGAGACGGATATCGTCGTCCGACGAGTGATCTCCCGCACCGGGCGCAATCGCACCTATCTCAACGGCAATCTGTGTCCGGTTCATCTGTTGGAAGAATTGGGCGGCGCATTGGTGGACGTGCACGGACAGCATGAACAACAGTCGTTGCTGTCTGCCTCGGCTCAGTTGGAGTCTCTGGATGCCTTCGGCAGACTGCAGACCTTGCGTCAAGACTACCAGGTAGCGTATCGCGCGTGGCAGGAACGGGTCGACGAACTGGCCACGGTGAGCACTCAGATCGTTCAGCGCCGGGAGCGGGAAGATCTTCTCCGCTTTCAATTTCAGGAGCTTGCCGATACCGCCGTGGAAGCAGGGGAAGACGCGCGGCTCGAGCAGGAGCGCCCGCGACTGATGCATAGCCAGCAACTGGGCGACCTGTCCGATCAACTCCACCAGTTATTGTACGCGGGTGATCAGGGGGTACTGAGCCTGCTGGCATCCGGGCGCAAACTGCTCGCGAAGATGGAGACGATCGACCCGACTACGGTTGAATGGATGCGAGTGGTGGACGACGCGGTTGTGCCTTTACGAGATCTGGCCGATCAGGTCCGGCATTATCGGGATCAAGTTGAGGCCAATCCAGCTCGATTGATGGAGATCGAGCAGCGGTTGGATCGGTTGCATCGGCTCAGTAAGAAATACGGCGGCTCAGTGGATGCCATGCTGGCGTTGCACGAGTCTCTGCGGATCCAGCTCGCCCAATTGGATACGGCGGAGACCCAGCTGGAGGATCTGGCGCGTGCTGTCGACGATGGGGCGAGGCGTGTCGGTGAGCTGGCCGGACGTCTCTCGCGTAAGCGAGTCGAGGCGGCAAAGAAGCTGATGATGCAGGTGACAAAAGAATTGAGTGCGCTTCGTATGGAGCGCACGCACTTCGGCGTGGAGGTCGTTCCGTTGACCGGCGCCACGACCTATGCCCAGACGGGACAAGACTCCGTGGAGTTTGTCTTTTCGGCCAATCCTGGTGAGCCGCTCAAGCCGCTCGCGAAGGTTGCCTCCGGTGGAGAACTGTCTCGTGTCATGTTGGCCTTGAAAACCGTGTTGGCCGAGAGTGATCGAGTGCCCGTGCTAATTTTTGATGAAGTCGACGCCGGTGTCGGCGGAGCGGTGGCTGAGGTGATGGGAACGCGCCTTCGTGACCTGAGTCGGCATCACCAAGTGTTGTGCGTGACGCATCTTCCGCAGGTCGGGTCTCAGGCCCATGCGCATTATCTGGTCGAGAAACAGGTGCGACAGCAGCGCACTGTCACGCAGGTCAGGCTGCTGACGGAGCGCGAACGAGAAGAGGAAGTCGCCCGAATGTTAGCCGGGGTCACGGTGACCAAGAGCGCGCGTGCGGCAGCGGCTGAAATGATCGGTGGGGCTAAGGAGCGGCGTGCGCGGTCGGATTAA
- a CDS encoding sigma-54 dependent transcriptional regulator, with product MKKRVLLVDDEPRVRASLKTVLEPTYEILEAADAAEGLKSFKHDAPDLVLLDVILPGTDGLAALQTMRTENRAIPVIMLTGTKSVKTAVDAMKLGAADYLSKPFDVEELQIVIERALGKQELEQEVRHLRAQVVQRYAFHNLIGKSPAMQEIYAKIEQVADSRTTVLVTGESGTGKELVAKAIHYNSTRRERPFVALNCAALPETLIESELFGHEKGSFTDATARRVGQFELAHTGTLFLDEIGDLSPATQAKLLRVLQEREFTRVGGVQSIKVDVRIVAATNRNLDEMVRKNQFREDLYYRINVIALYLPPLRERGEDVALLAKHFLAKRIEEEKRPPQEFTKDSLELVSHYPWPGNVREMENIIEQAFIWSKGSPVITPEHLPNILRTDTRSTSLRDDTLAGRMSLEKAVMEFEREIILDALKRTTYVQTHAATMLGISRRMLKYRMDTLGISRPDNGSTSDPSLTHE from the coding sequence ATGAAAAAACGGGTATTACTTGTCGATGACGAGCCGCGAGTCCGAGCCTCGCTGAAAACGGTTTTGGAACCGACCTATGAGATTCTCGAAGCAGCGGACGCCGCTGAGGGCCTCAAGAGCTTCAAGCACGACGCACCGGACTTGGTCCTGCTGGATGTGATTCTCCCGGGAACCGACGGGCTGGCAGCGCTCCAAACGATGCGCACGGAAAACCGAGCCATCCCCGTGATCATGTTGACCGGCACCAAATCGGTAAAAACCGCCGTCGACGCCATGAAGCTGGGCGCCGCCGACTACCTATCCAAGCCGTTCGACGTCGAGGAGCTCCAGATCGTCATCGAGCGCGCGCTGGGCAAACAGGAGTTGGAGCAGGAGGTGCGCCACTTGCGCGCACAAGTCGTCCAGCGCTATGCCTTTCACAACCTGATCGGCAAGAGCCCGGCGATGCAGGAAATTTACGCCAAAATCGAGCAAGTGGCCGACAGCCGCACGACCGTCCTGGTCACCGGCGAGAGCGGGACCGGCAAGGAACTCGTGGCCAAGGCCATCCATTACAACAGCACGCGGCGAGAACGTCCCTTTGTGGCGCTGAATTGCGCCGCCCTACCCGAAACCCTTATTGAGAGCGAGCTGTTCGGTCACGAAAAAGGCTCATTCACCGATGCGACAGCACGGCGTGTCGGCCAATTCGAACTAGCTCACACCGGCACGCTCTTCCTGGATGAAATCGGCGATCTCAGCCCGGCGACACAGGCCAAACTCCTACGCGTGTTACAGGAACGGGAGTTCACCCGGGTCGGTGGCGTGCAGTCCATCAAAGTCGACGTGCGCATTGTCGCGGCCACGAACAGGAACCTGGATGAGATGGTGCGGAAAAACCAGTTTCGGGAAGACCTGTATTACCGCATCAACGTCATTGCGCTGTATCTGCCTCCGCTCCGCGAACGCGGCGAAGACGTCGCGCTCCTCGCCAAGCACTTCCTGGCCAAACGGATCGAAGAAGAAAAGCGCCCGCCTCAGGAATTCACCAAAGACTCCCTGGAGCTGGTTTCGCATTATCCCTGGCCCGGAAACGTACGCGAGATGGAGAACATCATCGAACAAGCATTCATCTGGTCGAAAGGTTCTCCCGTGATCACACCGGAGCACTTGCCGAATATCTTGCGGACCGACACCCGATCAACCTCGCTCCGTGACGATACCCTGGCCGGACGAATGTCGCTGGAAAAAGCCGTTATGGAATTCGAGCGAGAAATCATTCTCGACGCGCTCAAACGCACGACGTACGTACAAACTCATGCCGCCACCATGCTCGGCATCAGCCGGCGCATGCTGAAATATCGCATGGATACTTTGGGCATCAGCAGACCCGACAACGGGAGCACGTCTGACCCCTCACTGACTCATGAATGA
- a CDS encoding HD domain-containing phosphohydrolase encodes MGTHAPAESVGTKPSVLVVDDETGPRDALKVILRPFFTIHSADNAKSALRVLKDQHIDLITLDQKLPDRQGIDLLQDIKQDYADIEVIIITGYGSLKSAMEGIRHGAAGYLLKPFNVTELITLINQTLEKKQRLDYLRSFLKTSTALWGTEQDATQAWKDLHTNYSAIGKSTPEADANTNDVTTLIPLLSDLLEAKDRQLLNHCSRVSFYASLLANQLNLPLPEQKALALGAFLHDIGKICLPNYKYSPDDEDGIKNGAHAKEHSEAGARMLLPLGFQAEVGQIVAYHHERFDGLGNPHGLEGEGIPLLARIVAIAQAFDNLTVDMPGHLPMSIDDAIRKIVLQADTRFDPRLTELFAKVVRECKSSLPALAIAKTSPAS; translated from the coding sequence ATGGGGACCCATGCACCAGCTGAATCTGTAGGCACGAAGCCGTCGGTCCTGGTTGTCGACGATGAAACAGGTCCGCGGGACGCGCTCAAAGTAATTCTTCGCCCCTTCTTCACCATTCATTCCGCCGACAACGCCAAATCAGCCCTGCGAGTCCTCAAAGACCAGCACATCGACCTGATCACGCTCGACCAGAAGTTACCCGACCGCCAGGGTATCGACCTGCTGCAAGACATCAAACAAGACTACGCAGACATTGAAGTCATCATCATTACCGGCTATGGCAGTTTGAAGTCTGCGATGGAAGGGATCCGGCACGGCGCCGCAGGGTACCTCCTCAAGCCGTTCAACGTCACCGAACTGATTACGCTGATCAACCAAACGCTCGAGAAAAAACAGCGGCTCGACTACTTACGCTCGTTTCTGAAAACATCGACAGCCCTGTGGGGTACGGAGCAGGACGCGACTCAGGCCTGGAAAGATTTACACACCAACTATTCCGCCATCGGTAAATCCACCCCGGAGGCCGACGCCAATACAAACGATGTCACAACCTTGATCCCCCTATTGTCCGATCTCCTTGAAGCGAAAGACCGTCAGCTCTTGAACCACTGCAGCCGCGTCAGCTTTTACGCCTCGCTCCTCGCCAACCAATTGAATCTCCCCCTTCCCGAGCAGAAAGCACTCGCGCTGGGGGCATTCCTCCACGACATCGGAAAGATCTGTCTTCCCAACTATAAGTATTCACCGGATGATGAGGATGGGATTAAGAACGGCGCCCACGCCAAGGAACATTCCGAAGCCGGGGCGCGGATGTTGCTGCCACTCGGATTTCAGGCTGAGGTAGGACAGATCGTTGCCTATCACCATGAACGGTTCGACGGATTGGGCAACCCCCACGGCCTTGAGGGGGAAGGCATTCCACTCCTGGCGCGCATCGTCGCCATCGCCCAAGCCTTCGACAATTTGACGGTTGATATGCCGGGGCACCTACCGATGTCCATCGACGACGCCATCCGCAAGATCGTGCTTCAAGCGGATACCCGCTTCGATCCAAGACTGACCGAGCTGTTTGCCAAGGTGGTGCGGGAATGCAAGTCTTCTCTGCCCGCTCTCGCTATCGCGAAAACCTCACCTGCAAGTTAA
- the trxA gene encoding thioredoxin: protein MAGDALKATDATWDEDVMKASELVMVDFWAVWCGPCQMVAPIVDELAKEYTGKIKVRKLNTDENPEIAGRYQVMSIPTILFFKNGQAVERLVGARPKRQFKEIIDSLLAQHSGAA, encoded by the coding sequence GTGGCAGGCGATGCGTTGAAAGCGACTGATGCGACGTGGGATGAAGATGTGATGAAGGCATCCGAATTAGTGATGGTGGATTTTTGGGCAGTCTGGTGCGGACCGTGTCAGATGGTTGCGCCGATCGTCGATGAACTCGCCAAAGAATATACTGGTAAGATCAAGGTTCGTAAGCTCAATACCGATGAAAATCCTGAAATTGCCGGTCGTTATCAGGTCATGAGCATTCCGACGATTTTGTTCTTCAAGAACGGACAAGCGGTTGAGCGGTTAGTCGGCGCGCGTCCGAAACGCCAGTTCAAAGAAATTATCGATTCGTTGCTCGCACAACATTCCGGCGCTGCCTAG
- a CDS encoding 3',5'-cyclic-nucleotide phosphodiesterase — MNVRVLGCHGSGQLVAGANGPIQCGTCGFLVNDQLLVDAGTIGSRLFLEEQRRIRVVLLTHLHFDHIRELPTLADNLVGEIEAPVVIAAMSEVLDGLRTHIFNGTVYPDFFRLPDPARPVFVPYELEAGREDLLCGLGVTPIRVNHVVPTVGFLLREGAHTVLYSGDTYRTDTLWQRAKGVTGLRAAFIESSFPNAMDELARVAKHLTPVLLAQEFAKMARPELPVYAYHLKPRFREQIRQELGQLGLPHLTALEEGQTLVL, encoded by the coding sequence ATGAATGTCCGCGTGCTGGGCTGTCATGGGTCTGGGCAGTTGGTTGCAGGGGCGAACGGTCCGATCCAATGCGGCACCTGCGGCTTTCTGGTCAATGACCAGCTGCTGGTCGATGCCGGCACTATCGGGTCGCGCCTGTTCCTCGAAGAACAGCGGCGAATCCGGGTGGTCCTGCTGACCCATCTGCATTTCGACCATATTCGCGAATTGCCGACGTTGGCCGATAACCTGGTCGGCGAGATCGAGGCGCCGGTGGTCATCGCGGCCATGTCTGAAGTGTTGGATGGGCTCCGTACGCATATTTTTAATGGAACGGTGTATCCTGATTTCTTCCGGTTGCCCGATCCCGCTAGGCCCGTCTTCGTGCCCTATGAGCTGGAGGCGGGACGAGAGGATCTGCTGTGCGGGCTGGGCGTGACGCCGATTCGCGTCAACCATGTCGTGCCGACCGTGGGATTCTTGCTGCGTGAAGGGGCACACACGGTGCTCTATAGCGGCGATACCTATCGAACGGATACGCTTTGGCAGAGGGCAAAAGGTGTGACCGGGTTGCGGGCCGCGTTTATCGAGAGTTCGTTTCCCAATGCGATGGATGAGCTGGCGCGTGTGGCTAAACATCTGACTCCGGTGTTGCTGGCACAGGAATTTGCCAAGATGGCGCGGCCGGAGTTGCCGGTCTATGCCTACCATCTCAAGCCGCGGTTTCGCGAACAGATTCGGCAGGAGCTCGGGCAACTGGGGCTTCCTCATTTGACCGCGCTCGAAGAGGGCCAAACCCTTGTACTATAG
- the lptD gene encoding LPS assembly protein LptD has product MTTASPANQPLTVTAERIDHLQEQEVYEADGSVVVTQGSLRLTADHVTINSLPGTLVATGHVHFSDSSSELTSERLELNVNTEAGVVAHGSMYIRQSNSFFTGRSIRRLSEDHYRIKDGSFTNCDARDGEVPAWRFKFDDLDVNTGESIGLKRAWLCMRDTPIIPVPTLTYPLTTRQSGFLIPTPGYDNRFGLHYQQGYFWAINPSQDLTIAPSYYSNLGYGSDFTYRYYMNRRSSGQWFASFLQQTQLPNVSGVDQAGGGERRLRGIISGQHVQQVTDTLLVRGQASFVSDRQYLQQLSNSGAQRASPSGESTLLATQRLPYGSAYFLGQYLQPLNSGGPDTFQRLPEVGYVLPNTSAFGLPLLMNLDSNFVNFYREQGFTVNRMDFMPGLTTDVIDVGHVIGLTPHVKFKEVYYTRGIQEASPLHRETFWAAMDASSRLSRRYTGGDGGSFLHTIEPSVMYEYVPGSSQSQIAQIDQVDDIPKKNLLTYSLRTKLLEQQINGQSFNWLDLTVAQSYHLGAVQTRAREFTPGVLPFLGSLTQPLQPAMVDVQGRKMSDLWMRAVIGNTAPEFYRPPSVNEALGQNVTSTQMLPPMNSYLTVDAFLDPYRGTFSQWNTDLRLQQSNYWYFEVGQRFSQDGNRVRRGDIWNPVSFNEVYAPTKEIQFATIGGGFRTPWGWSIGAKGYYDVKGGRSPEYDVVALYQNPCKCWSLGLYYLQFPDRQSYSFMLSMTGIGWTQNFGTIVARSILGPLLVGDRGLPWAEHGGPYGRTQNPLPIQSMPMGRY; this is encoded by the coding sequence GTGACCACCGCTTCGCCGGCTAACCAACCCCTTACCGTCACAGCCGAACGCATCGATCATCTGCAGGAGCAGGAGGTCTACGAGGCGGATGGGTCGGTGGTGGTGACGCAAGGGTCGCTTCGGCTCACCGCCGATCATGTCACGATTAATTCACTGCCCGGTACGTTAGTGGCGACCGGGCATGTGCATTTCTCCGACTCGAGTTCCGAGCTGACCTCGGAGCGGCTGGAATTGAATGTGAATACCGAAGCCGGAGTCGTGGCCCATGGATCGATGTATATTCGGCAAAGCAATTCGTTTTTCACCGGACGGAGCATCCGGCGGCTGTCCGAAGATCACTACCGGATCAAGGACGGCTCGTTTACCAATTGCGACGCCAGGGACGGCGAAGTGCCGGCCTGGCGCTTCAAGTTCGACGATCTCGACGTAAACACGGGTGAGAGTATTGGGCTGAAACGGGCCTGGCTCTGCATGCGCGATACGCCGATCATTCCCGTGCCGACGCTGACCTATCCTCTGACCACCCGCCAAAGCGGGTTCCTCATCCCGACGCCGGGGTATGACAACCGGTTCGGGCTGCATTACCAGCAGGGCTATTTCTGGGCGATCAACCCCAGCCAGGATCTGACGATCGCGCCGTCGTATTATTCCAACCTGGGATACGGCAGCGATTTTACCTATCGCTACTACATGAATCGGCGTTCGAGCGGGCAGTGGTTCGCGAGCTTTCTTCAGCAGACTCAATTGCCGAATGTATCGGGTGTCGACCAGGCCGGTGGCGGCGAGCGGCGTTTGCGAGGCATTATTAGCGGCCAGCATGTGCAGCAGGTGACGGACACGCTCCTGGTGCGAGGGCAGGCGTCGTTCGTGTCGGATCGGCAGTATCTCCAGCAGCTCAGCAATTCGGGGGCGCAGCGGGCGTCGCCCAGTGGTGAATCGACATTGCTCGCCACACAACGTCTGCCGTATGGCAGCGCTTATTTTCTGGGCCAGTATCTCCAGCCGTTGAATTCGGGCGGACCCGATACATTCCAGCGTCTTCCGGAGGTCGGCTACGTGTTGCCGAATACCTCGGCGTTCGGGCTGCCGCTGCTCATGAACCTCGACAGCAATTTTGTGAATTTCTATCGGGAACAGGGGTTCACGGTGAATCGCATGGATTTCATGCCGGGCCTCACCACTGATGTGATCGATGTCGGACACGTGATCGGCCTGACGCCGCATGTGAAGTTCAAGGAAGTGTATTACACGCGCGGGATTCAGGAGGCGAGCCCGCTTCACCGCGAGACCTTTTGGGCGGCCATGGATGCGTCGTCACGACTGAGTCGTCGGTATACCGGAGGAGACGGCGGGAGTTTTCTGCACACCATTGAGCCGAGTGTGATGTATGAATACGTCCCCGGCAGCAGTCAGTCCCAGATTGCGCAGATCGATCAGGTCGACGATATTCCGAAGAAGAACCTGCTGACCTACTCACTCCGGACCAAGCTGCTTGAACAACAAATCAATGGCCAATCGTTCAACTGGCTGGATCTCACCGTGGCGCAGAGTTACCACCTGGGTGCGGTGCAGACGCGTGCGCGCGAGTTTACTCCCGGAGTCCTACCGTTCTTGGGTTCGCTGACGCAACCTCTGCAGCCGGCCATGGTGGACGTGCAGGGGCGGAAGATGTCCGATCTCTGGATGCGGGCGGTGATCGGCAATACTGCGCCGGAATTTTACCGGCCCCCATCCGTGAACGAGGCGCTTGGGCAGAACGTGACGTCCACGCAGATGCTGCCTCCGATGAATTCGTATCTCACGGTCGATGCATTTCTCGATCCCTACCGAGGGACCTTCAGCCAGTGGAATACCGATCTTCGCCTGCAGCAATCCAACTATTGGTATTTCGAGGTCGGGCAGCGATTCAGTCAGGACGGCAACCGGGTTCGACGCGGTGATATTTGGAATCCGGTCTCGTTTAACGAGGTCTATGCTCCAACAAAAGAGATTCAGTTCGCGACGATCGGCGGTGGTTTCAGGACGCCGTGGGGGTGGAGCATCGGGGCCAAGGGCTATTATGATGTCAAAGGCGGCCGGAGCCCTGAATACGACGTGGTCGCCCTCTATCAAAACCCGTGCAAGTGCTGGTCGCTCGGACTGTACTATCTGCAGTTCCCGGACCGCCAGAGTTATTCCTTTATGTTGAGCATGACCGGGATCGGATGGACGCAGAATTTCGGCACGATCGTGGCACGCAGTATTCTGGGGCCCCTGTTGGTCGGAGATCGCGGCTTGCCTTGGGCCGAACATGGTGGGCCTTATGGTCGAACCCAGAATCCTCTGCCGATTCAATCGATGCCGATGGGTCGGTATTAG
- a CDS encoding folylpolyglutamate synthase/dihydrofolate synthase family protein encodes MTYSATVQFLYGLQQHGIKLGLETIRTLLTRVGEPHRRYPVLHVGGTNGKGSTAAMTAAMLQAAGYRVGLYTSPHLIDFRERIRVNGVMVSEETVGRLVDTLRGAAAPDLAPTFFEFTTALAFQYFAECGVEVAVLEVGLGGRFDATNVVEPLACAITTIGLDHEAYLGSTLEAIAGEKAGIVKAAVPVVLGRIESLARRVIEQRASEVNAPVFCFEREFQCDGPSTADCRYAGMVATYDHLSCSLQGRFQLDNIACALALIELARERGFVVPEPAVRSGLQHVAWEGRLDMVGQSPAIMVDGAHNPAAAAVLAEYLADWRRGRPGARVSLIVGMMRDKHPRAFLAPLLPQVDTLILTQADLPRASTGPELHTLLHDCAPSALVAATPADALALAKRFATPSDLICVTGSLMLVGEIKALLRGCALSPVRG; translated from the coding sequence ATGACCTATTCCGCCACCGTTCAATTTCTGTACGGCCTGCAGCAGCACGGCATCAAGTTGGGGCTGGAGACGATTCGTACCCTGCTGACCAGGGTGGGAGAGCCGCATCGTCGTTACCCGGTGCTCCACGTCGGAGGGACCAACGGAAAAGGTTCCACTGCGGCGATGACCGCTGCGATGTTGCAGGCCGCCGGGTATCGAGTTGGCCTCTATACGTCTCCGCATCTGATCGACTTCCGCGAGCGCATCCGAGTCAACGGCGTGATGGTTTCGGAGGAGACGGTCGGCAGACTGGTCGATACCTTGCGCGGTGCCGCTGCACCCGATCTCGCCCCTACGTTTTTTGAGTTCACGACGGCGTTGGCGTTCCAGTATTTTGCGGAATGCGGAGTCGAGGTGGCGGTGCTTGAGGTTGGGCTGGGCGGGCGGTTCGACGCCACCAACGTCGTGGAGCCGCTGGCCTGCGCCATTACGACGATTGGCCTGGACCACGAGGCGTATCTCGGGTCCACGCTGGAGGCGATCGCGGGTGAGAAGGCGGGTATCGTCAAAGCTGCCGTGCCGGTTGTGCTCGGTCGCATCGAATCCTTGGCTCGCCGGGTCATTGAACAGCGCGCGTCGGAGGTGAACGCTCCCGTGTTTTGTTTCGAGCGCGAGTTTCAGTGCGACGGTCCGTCAACGGCCGATTGCCGGTATGCGGGAATGGTGGCAACGTACGATCACCTGTCCTGCTCGCTGCAAGGACGGTTTCAATTGGACAATATCGCCTGCGCCCTCGCCTTGATCGAACTTGCCCGCGAGCGCGGGTTCGTGGTGCCTGAACCGGCGGTGCGGAGTGGATTGCAACATGTCGCGTGGGAAGGCCGTTTGGACATGGTCGGCCAGTCGCCGGCGATCATGGTGGACGGAGCCCACAATCCCGCAGCTGCGGCTGTGTTGGCTGAGTATCTCGCTGATTGGCGGCGTGGCAGGCCCGGAGCGCGGGTCAGTCTGATTGTGGGGATGATGCGCGACAAACATCCGCGTGCATTCCTTGCGCCGTTGTTGCCACAGGTGGATACGTTGATCCTGACGCAGGCGGATTTGCCGCGTGCCTCCACCGGCCCGGAACTGCACACGCTGCTGCACGACTGTGCGCCGTCGGCCCTGGTCGCGGCCACCCCCGCCGATGCGCTGGCGCTTGCCAAGCGATTCGCCACGCCGTCCGATCTGATTTGTGTCACGGGTTCCTTGATGCTGGTCGGCGAGATCAAGGCCCTTCTTCGAGGGTGTGCCCTCTCACCTGTTCGTGGTTGA